In Nicotiana tabacum cultivar K326 chromosome 2, ASM71507v2, whole genome shotgun sequence, the following proteins share a genomic window:
- the LOC107785045 gene encoding cytochrome b561 and DOMON domain-containing protein At5g35735-like, which produces MVGTQCLVAFKNSSGQIQAYTAPIADYLAQFRQGSLSFNVPRIEAEFLNNEYIIFATLELPSGRTSFNQVWQNGQVSGQALQAHSQSGDNMRSFGSVDFATGQLGNDGGSRGGSRKLGPKAEV; this is translated from the coding sequence ATGGTTGGTACACAGTGTTTGGTTGCATTTAAAAATTCCAGTGGCCAAATTCAAGCTTACACTGCTCCTATTGCTGATTATCTTGCTCAGTTTAGACAAGGTTCTTTGAGTTTTAATGTGCCAAGAATTGAAGCAGAgtttttaaataatgaatacattATTTTTGCAACTTTGGAACTTCCTAGTGGAAGGACTAGTTTTAATCAGGTTTGGCAAAATGGCCAAGTTTCTGGTCAGGCTTTGCAAGCTCATAGCCAGTCTGGTGATAATATGAGGTCTTTTGGAagtgttgattttgcaactggCCAGTTAGGGAATGATGGTGGTAGCAGGGGCGGCTCAAGAAAATTGGGGCCTAAAGCCGAAGTTTAG